A DNA window from Vigna angularis cultivar LongXiaoDou No.4 chromosome 1, ASM1680809v1, whole genome shotgun sequence contains the following coding sequences:
- the LOC128195543 gene encoding uncharacterized protein LOC128195543: MARPTRSLLFLAAIILLSVEAESRYEKTMKESKVMDLTELMDIKDTQTDVFCCYDNQVRSCKPGTSDESHCNSLCLKHPCGKGGRCKVFGHKHPREVCHCFC; encoded by the exons atggCTAGACCAACCAGAAGTCTTCTATTTCTTGCTGCCATCATTTTATTATCAG TTGAAGCAGAATCAAGGTACGAGAAAACGATGAAAGAGAGTAAAGTGATGGATTTAACTGAATTGATGGACATAAAAGATACACAAACGGATGTGTTTTGCTGCTATGACAATCAGGTACGAAGTTGCAAGCCCGGAACATCGGACGAGAGTCATTGTAATTCCCTTTGCCTAAAACATCCCTGTGGAAAAGGTGGTCGTTGCAAAGTCTTTGGTCATAAACACCCAAGAGAAGTTTGCCATTGTTTCTGCTAA